ATGAAAGAAATAATATTGCATCCGCAGACTGATCAATATGAAGTCCGTTGCCCGGAAATAGAATCGTTGGAATATTAGTGTGTTTCTTAATAGCCAGAATAAGCTTGTCAATGGCATAGTTCGTAATAAGGCTGCCACCGACAAAGAAAAAATCAACTTCATTCTCTACAGCCTTTTCAAGAAAATCAGGAAAAGTGTCAAGATTCACCTTATCCGGATCTAACAGGACTGCGAAAGATTTCCTTTTTTCTTCTTTTCTGCTTGAAAGGAGGTCTGCTATTTTATGATTTGTTATCTTCATCCGATTCGTGATCATCTGCAATATAATTCTGTAGCTTTTTGCGAGCCCATCCTACAGCCAATGTCCAAACTAAGCTTTGTACGGCTTCCCCTACCGCAAATTTGCTTTTCCTTTTCGGAACCGTTTGTTTTAAAACTGGTCTTACAGGCTCAGCAAGTTCAATTTTTTCTTTCTTTTTAGCATCTGGAAGTATTGCTTCAAGCAATAAATAAGTTGTAACAACAACACCTCCTATGATTAAAGCCTGTTTGCCATAACCGGATGCATCCTGTTTAAGATTATCCCATTGCGACTCCAGTTTATCCCGATAAAGATCTGCTTCTTTAAGCAAATCTTCTTTCTCCGTTTCTGTATCTGACGAAAATGGTTTCGACAGTTTTACGGTTGAATCTATTGGTGAACTACTCATATCTTTAGCTTAAATTAAAAAGATTGTGCAGAGATTACCATAACAGAACCCAAAAATAGCAATTCAATTTGGAAAAGATCATTTTCGGGCACCATTTAACTATGGCTAATCTTCTTTTATTTGGACAAAACGAATGATGATATTACGTATAAAGCCTATCAGCTTTGTTCTGAATACAATTGACAGTGTTAATTTCAGAACAAATACCCCTAATAAAATCAGGTATCCCAGGTAATCACTATGCAGCCACTTGTTTAAAAAAGTGCCCAGCAAAATAACAATCAGGATCAGAACGACTAATGCGATACTGAGAATAAGCAGTGCGTACACACCGGTAACGGCGGCACGTTCTATTTTATCTCTGGTCTCAATTTTAAATAAATCGATTCTCGTTTCGAAATATTTAAAAAGAGTATCCTTTATTTCTTCGAGTTGACTAAACATAGGCGTGTAGTTTGCAAAACATACGATTTGATTTAGATTAAGTTTTTAAAAACTTAATCTAAAAACATACCAAGGATTGCAGAAACTACTGAAACCACCAAACCAAAGATAAGTGCAGATATAAATCCACTGATAGCAAAACCGTCTACAAGATATGTAGCCAGATAAATTATAAATACGTTAACGACAAAGTAGAAGAGCCCAAGTGTCAGAATTGTGATAGGCAAAGCCAGAATCTGAAGCACCGGTTTCAGGAAAGTGTTAAGAATTCCTAAAACAATGGCCACAATAGCAGCGGTAGTCCAGCTTTCAACAAAAACACCGGGAACCACCTTTGCGGCCACAACAATGGCCAATGTACTGATTAGAAGGCGTATTAATAAATTCATATGGCTTTTAGTTTTTATGAGTGACGGCTACGAAGTACGCTAATTACCTCGTCTAAGTCAATGTTTTTTTGCTCTAAAAGCACCAGAAGGTGAAAAAGTAAGTCGCTTACTTCATTTTTAAAAAGTCCTTCGTCGTTGTCTTTTGCTTCAATGACAACTTCAACCGCCTCTTCCCCTACTTTCTGGGCAATTTTATTAATGCCAAGTTTAAACAAACTGCTGGTATAAGAGCTCTCGGACGGATGTAACTTTCTGTCACGAATAATATCTTTCTGCAGGTAATTTAAAAACGCAGCTTCCCCGATCCGTGAATTTCGGTTATTTTTTTCCCCAAAGCAGGTATCATCCCCAGTGTGGCAGGTTGGGCCTGCGGGTGAAGCCTTGATCAGGATCGTATCTCCGTCACAATCAGCAAGAATCTCTTTTACAAAAAGAAAATTATCGGAAGTTTCACCTTTTGTCCACAGTCGCTGTTTGCTTCTGCTGAAAAATGTAACCTTGTCTTCTGCCTGTGTTTTTTCAAAAGCTTCCAGGTTCATATACCCAAGCATTAACACAACAGAAGTATCAACATCCTGGACGATAACCGGAACAAGTCCGTCTGCTGATTTTGTAAAATCTATGGTTGAAAGTTCGTTCGTCATTGTACTGTTTAATATAAAATTTGAGCTGTCATCAACAGCGGTGAATCTATTTTGTCATGCGCATTGGAAGCGCTTTATCTTGTAAATATTGCTTCAAATCAGGAATATCTATTTCACGGAAGTGAAAAATGCTTGCGGCAAGTCCTGCATCTGCTTTTCCTTCTGTAAAAACATCGTAAAAATGCTCCATGTTTCCAGCTCCGCCCGAAGCGATCACAGGAATATTTGCATTGGCAGAAATCGTTGAAGTCAATTCCAATGCGAAGCCATTTTTGGTACCGTCGGTATCCATGGAAGTCAGCAAAAGTTCTCCTGCTCCACGTTCTTCAACTTCTTTTGCCCAGGGAATTGTACGAAGTTCAGTAGGTTTCCGGCCACCGTGTGTATGAACAATATGTTCAAAAATGCCTTCGCTTGTTTCCACGTATCTTGTATCAATGGCAACAACAATACACTGACTCCCGAATTCCAGCGCAAGTTCATTTATCAGATCAGGATTACGAACGGCTGACGAATTGATCGAAACTTTATCCGCACCTGCATGTAACAAAGCTGAAACATCCGCAATCGAAGAAATTCCTCCGCCAACCGTAAAAGGGATGTTGATGGTATGAGCTACCCGCCGAACGAGATCAATAAAAGTTGAACGACCTTCAACGGTTGCGGCGATATCCAGATAAACCAGTTCATCCGCACCCTGGGCAGCGTACATCGCACCCAGTTCAACCGCATCACCGGCGTCGCGAAGATTTACAAAGTTTACTCCTTTCACTGTCCGTCCGTCTTTAACATCCAGACAAGGTATAATGCGTTTTGTCAGCATTTTGTTAATTATTTTTGCCGGTGTTATAAATATCCGGATGATTAATCTGCATGAAAATATCCGGATTTTCCAATGGTGTGAATCCGTATTGTTGGTATAATCCGTGAGCGTCGCGGGTGGCAAGCATCCAACGCCTTAATCCTTGTAAAAAAGGAGCATCAAGAATGGATTCGACCAGCCATTTTGACAATCCATTACCGCGCTCGCTCTCAACAACAAACACATCTGCCAAATAGGCAAATGTAGCATAATCGGTAACGACGCGGGCATATCCGACTTGCTGTTTTCCATGGTATATCCCGAAGGTCACCGCATTTTGAGCAGCTTTTTTCACCGTATCCATAGGAATCCCTGACGACCAATAACTTTGGGACAGAATATCATGAATTACGTTAAAATCCAGCCTGCCTTTGTCGGTAGTTATCTCGTATTCTCCACGTTGTACCTGAAAAATATCCATTAAAAAAACATTTTTAACTCTTCCAGTTTTATCCGGCCTTCATAAATCGCCTTCCCGATGATGACGCCATAAATATTCATTTCTGCCAGTTTTTCAACATCTGCCAAACCGCTTATTCCGCCACTGGCGATAATATTCAGGTCCGGGCATTTGTCCTGTAAGTTTTTGTAAAGATCAAAAGAAGGTCCTTGCAAAAGTCCGTCTTTGGCTACATCCGTGCTGATCGCATACTTAACGCCTTTATCAACATATTCTTCAACAAAATCATAAACCCATAATTCTGTTCCTTCTTCCCAACCACTTACGGCAACTTTTTCATTTTTAGCATCTGCACCCAAAATAATTTTTTCTCCTCCGTAACTGTCCAGCCAGCTTTTGAATAAATCCGGTTGTTTTACGGCTACGCTTCCTCCTGTTACCTGTTTTGCTCCGCTTTCAAACACAATTCGAATATCTTCTTCGGATTGTACGCCACCCCCAAAATCAATGTGCAGGGAGGTTTGGGAAGCTATTTTTTCTAAAACTTTCCAGTTGATTACTTTTTTTGCTTTGGCTCCGTCAAGATCTACCAGGTGCAATCTGGTAAGGCCGGAATCCTGGAATTCCAGGGCTACTTCGAGCGGGTTTTCGTTGTATATAATTTTCTTTCCATAATCGCCCTGCGTTAATCTCACGCATTTTCCTTCGATCATGTCTATGGCTGGAATTATCTGGATCATGTTTTTGTGTTGTAATAGGATCATCACATCCCGGATCCACAGGCCGGTGGCCTGTGCTGAAATATGACGGCCTTTCAGGCCTGGTTAGTTAGAGTTTCAGGAAATTTTCCAGTATTTTTTGTCCTACATCGCCGCTGATTTCACAGTGGAATTGAGCTGCGTGGAAGTTATCTTTATGCAACATGGCGCTGAATGGATTGATATAATCGCAGGTTGCAACCGTGTATTCGCAAACTGGTGCGGCGTAACTGTGAACGAAATAAACGTATGCGTTATCAATCAGATCTTTTGTAAGTTCTGACTGATAATTTGTGATATTATTCCAGCCCATATGGGGCACTTTGATTCCTGGCGTTGCCGCAAATCTTTTTACATCCACATCAAAAATCCCCATGCAGGTTGTGTTATTTTCTTCTGAAAAGCGGCACATCAATTGCATTCCGACGCATGTTCCCAAAACAGGTTGGGTTAATGAGGGAATAAGTTTATCGAGACCTTTTTCTCTCAGGTAACTCATTGTTGTACTGGCCTCGCCTACTCCCGGAAAAATAACTTTATCCGCTGAACGAATTTCCTCTTCGTTGTCTGTGTACAAATAATCAACACCAATCCGGTCGAGCGCATACATTACCGACTGCACATTTCCCGCATTGTATTTGATAATAACGGTTTTCATTCGTTTAGGATTAAAGATTTTAGCCGGATGGCTGTTAAATTTTATGACAAAACCAGCAAGATTGAATGTAAATCTCAAAAATAAAGCCCGATTCGGTTTAGGAATCGGGCTTTTGGGATACTATGTATTCAACCTTATTACAACACTACTTGCAAAAACACATCACCCAAGACGCCCGGAAACCAAATGGTTTTGATGAAAATGATGATATGTTTCAGCTCTTAACATGCTGCAAAGATAAGAAAACTTTGTTAGAGATTGGAACAATTTTTGCAAATTATCCATAGAAAAACTGGAAGAAATTGTATGTCCGTTTTTAACTAATGTGCTTACTTTTGTCTCAGTGAAGTTAAACCATATTTAACTGCCTGATACTTTTTAATTTACGTGTTTGCCAAATACAAATTCATGGTTCAAAATTCCGCTTTGCACGATTCGCTTTATAATTCTTACATATTATTTCAGGAGAAAACATTATTCAACCGCCGTTTTAAACAGGAGTTGGTTAATACTTTAATCGATAAACGAATAGGAAATCCGGCATATGAGGTCGTAAAAGTTGGTGAATCTTTTGAAGGCAGACCGATTCATTATTTAAAAACAGGAACCGGCCCGCGTAAAATTTTACTATGGACACAAATGCATGGCGACGAAGCCACAGCAACCATGGCCTGTTTTGATATTCTTAATTTCCTGGAAGCAGAAAATGATGAATTTGATGAAGTCAGAAAATTAATATTGGCTGAAACTACATTATATTTTGTCCCAATGCTGAATCCGGACGGAGCCGAGCGCTTCCAAAGACGGAATGCTCAGAATATTGATATAAACCGCGACGCATTACAATTACAAGCACCGGAGTCAAGGATTTTAAAGGAATTGCAACAGACATTGCAGCCTGAATTTGGTTTTAATTTACACGATAAAAATCCGCGTTATTCAGTCGGTAATACTTCCAAACTGGCTACGATTTCCTTTTTAGCTACGGCTTATGATCAGGAAAGAAATGTAAATGCAGTGCGGGAAAAGGCAATTCAGGTGATTGTGGGAATGAACCGTATGCTGCAAAATTATATTCCTGACGCCGTTGGGCGATGGAACGAGGACCATGAACCGCGCGCTTTTGGTGATAATATTCAAAAATGGGGCACGACATTAATTCTCATCGAATCTGGAGGATACGTCGGCGACCCGGAAAAACAATATATCCGGAAGCTGAATTTCATGTCGATTATTACGGCATTGCAGTCGATTGCTGATAATTCATATGCTCAGGAAGGTCGGGAAGATTATTACAAATTACCTGAAAACAGCCGTTATATTTTTGATTTTTTAATTCGCAATGCTACCGTTACGGAGGACGGAAAAAGCTATCAAACCGATTTAGGAATTGATCGTGCAGAAGTAAATTACGATAACGCCACGAAATTTTTCTATAAAAGTAAAATCGAAGATTACGGTGATCTTTCTATTTATTTTGGAAGTGAAGAATTTGATGCGACGGGTTATACTTTGGAAAAAGGAAAAGCGCTTTCAGTTTCCTATTCCGAAATCAGTCAGCTTGATAAATTTGATCCCTGGGAATTACTGAAAGAAGGTTACACCTATATCAAGACAGACCTGACATCGGAAGGAATATTCTTCACAAATCTTCCCCTGCATATTTTAATGGATAAATCCGCACCAACCTCAGCCCCG
The sequence above is drawn from the Dyadobacter subterraneus genome and encodes:
- the hisIE gene encoding bifunctional phosphoribosyl-AMP cyclohydrolase/phosphoribosyl-ATP diphosphatase HisIE — protein: MTNELSTIDFTKSADGLVPVIVQDVDTSVVLMLGYMNLEAFEKTQAEDKVTFFSRSKQRLWTKGETSDNFLFVKEILADCDGDTILIKASPAGPTCHTGDDTCFGEKNNRNSRIGEAAFLNYLQKDIIRDRKLHPSESSYTSSLFKLGINKIAQKVGEEAVEVVIEAKDNDEGLFKNEVSDLLFHLLVLLEQKNIDLDEVISVLRSRHS
- the hisA gene encoding 1-(5-phosphoribosyl)-5-[(5-phosphoribosylamino)methylideneamino]imidazole-4-carboxamide isomerase, with protein sequence MIQIIPAIDMIEGKCVRLTQGDYGKKIIYNENPLEVALEFQDSGLTRLHLVDLDGAKAKKVINWKVLEKIASQTSLHIDFGGGVQSEEDIRIVFESGAKQVTGGSVAVKQPDLFKSWLDSYGGEKIILGADAKNEKVAVSGWEEGTELWVYDFVEEYVDKGVKYAISTDVAKDGLLQGPSFDLYKNLQDKCPDLNIIASGGISGLADVEKLAEMNIYGVIIGKAIYEGRIKLEELKMFF
- a CDS encoding GNAT family N-acetyltransferase; its protein translation is MDIFQVQRGEYEITTDKGRLDFNVIHDILSQSYWSSGIPMDTVKKAAQNAVTFGIYHGKQQVGYARVVTDYATFAYLADVFVVESERGNGLSKWLVESILDAPFLQGLRRWMLATRDAHGLYQQYGFTPLENPDIFMQINHPDIYNTGKNN
- a CDS encoding phage holin family protein, producing MFSQLEEIKDTLFKYFETRIDLFKIETRDKIERAAVTGVYALLILSIALVVLILIVILLGTFLNKWLHSDYLGYLILLGVFVLKLTLSIVFRTKLIGFIRNIIIRFVQIKED
- the hisH gene encoding imidazole glycerol phosphate synthase subunit HisH; this encodes MKTVIIKYNAGNVQSVMYALDRIGVDYLYTDNEEEIRSADKVIFPGVGEASTTMSYLREKGLDKLIPSLTQPVLGTCVGMQLMCRFSEENNTTCMGIFDVDVKRFAATPGIKVPHMGWNNITNYQSELTKDLIDNAYVYFVHSYAAPVCEYTVATCDYINPFSAMLHKDNFHAAQFHCEISGDVGQKILENFLKL
- the hisF gene encoding imidazole glycerol phosphate synthase subunit HisF, yielding MLTKRIIPCLDVKDGRTVKGVNFVNLRDAGDAVELGAMYAAQGADELVYLDIAATVEGRSTFIDLVRRVAHTINIPFTVGGGISSIADVSALLHAGADKVSINSSAVRNPDLINELALEFGSQCIVVAIDTRYVETSEGIFEHIVHTHGGRKPTELRTIPWAKEVEERGAGELLLTSMDTDGTKNGFALELTSTISANANIPVIASGGAGNMEHFYDVFTEGKADAGLAASIFHFREIDIPDLKQYLQDKALPMRMTK
- a CDS encoding phage holin family protein — protein: MNLLIRLLISTLAIVVAAKVVPGVFVESWTTAAIVAIVLGILNTFLKPVLQILALPITILTLGLFYFVVNVFIIYLATYLVDGFAISGFISALIFGLVVSVVSAILGMFLD
- a CDS encoding M14 family zinc carboxypeptidase, whose amino-acid sequence is MVQNSALHDSLYNSYILFQEKTLFNRRFKQELVNTLIDKRIGNPAYEVVKVGESFEGRPIHYLKTGTGPRKILLWTQMHGDEATATMACFDILNFLEAENDEFDEVRKLILAETTLYFVPMLNPDGAERFQRRNAQNIDINRDALQLQAPESRILKELQQTLQPEFGFNLHDKNPRYSVGNTSKLATISFLATAYDQERNVNAVREKAIQVIVGMNRMLQNYIPDAVGRWNEDHEPRAFGDNIQKWGTTLILIESGGYVGDPEKQYIRKLNFMSIITALQSIADNSYAQEGREDYYKLPENSRYIFDFLIRNATVTEDGKSYQTDLGIDRAEVNYDNATKFFYKSKIEDYGDLSIYFGSEEFDATGYTLEKGKALSVSYSEISQLDKFDPWELLKEGYTYIKTDLTSEGIFFTNLPLHILMDKSAPTSAPTFEDIPTFILTKNGVVKFAVVNGFLYDLSGNPPTFYNGIAE